In Fundulus heteroclitus isolate FHET01 chromosome 17, MU-UCD_Fhet_4.1, whole genome shotgun sequence, the following are encoded in one genomic region:
- the LOC118566620 gene encoding pleckstrin homology domain-containing family A member 5-like, giving the protein MAADPKPDWLSCLPSSWSYGVTRDGRIFFINEEAKSTTWLHPVTGEAVITGHRKTPDLPTGWEEGYTFEGARCFIK; this is encoded by the exons ATGGCGGCGGATCCAAAGCCGGACTGGCTCAGCTGTCTTCCCTCTTCTTGGAGTTATGGGGTGACTCGGGATGGACGCATATTCTTCATTAA CGAAGAAGCAAAGAGTACAACCTGGCTGCATCCTGTTACAGGGGAGGCTGTGATCACAGGCCACAGGAAAACTCCAG ATTTACCAACAGGATGGGAGGAAGGATACACGTTCGAGGGAGCTCGCTGCTTCATCAAGTGA